The sequence below is a genomic window from Venturia canescens isolate UGA chromosome 9, ASM1945775v1, whole genome shotgun sequence.
gatatcggtgaactgtcaaatcgcgatctttataacctcatcatctatcagcataaacaacacaccatacgtcatacgacacgaaaatatataggtatatattggtattatggcaccagaaaaaaaatatatcggtatataaaatgtattatggcaccagatttgtcactagatataaaacaaataaacatcaaaaatgtgtgcgaaaatccgacccattttttgatgcaattaaaaaataaataattaatatctcttcaacgcgtcaacctacagagttcgatgaggtcgcaatcggaagaaaaaaaataataaaaaatatgtcaacgtataatattctccgaaatgatatagttaattaattaatgaagaaacaaattttgaaaattttcgaaaacaattggaaacgctatcgctccggtaaagagtctctggcagcaactcgtcatatcttataaatgtacttgtctcagagtcgctgccgcgactctagatacgCGTTAAAGATTGATAAAGAAATCTGCGTGtcaaagtattaataaaaaaatttgcaaatgcaTTATTTGCAAATTCATTAGTAGTTTATTTAAAACGACGCCggctgaaattcataaaattgagGAGTGGGGAATTTTTGCTTCATTCCAAAAATGCGAGGCATCCGAAGAACTGAAAAACAGTACCGGCAATGCCTTTCGAGAGTAACCGAAAAATGTTACAAAGGTGTTTGAACATTTCGCAACAAAGTTCAGCACTCTCTCGTGCGTCAAAAACTCGTAAGAATTTTTGATAAGGTACGTGGTGGTCGGCCAGAAGCCAGACAACTCAAGCGAATCAGCGTCGACAATATATAACCTGTAGGGGTACGATGCGCGTACGAGAAACGCCTCTACTCTGCGCGGTGCTGCGGCCGGAAAACGAAGCTCGACGTCCGTGCTCGCTCCACCGCCTCCATCGCAAGTGAAGCATCATTGCGCTAGATTTGCGCACTCACGTGGCGTTCGCCTCTAACGTCACGTTGGTGCAATTTTGccgcaatttcatttttttcgaccgtCATGGATGAAGCATATCGACTTTTTCGTGATTTCACCGTGACGTGCAAACCAGGTTAAATGatgattttatatttaaaaaatccagaAACCCGTGAGCTCGTTTATAATGCTCTTCTATCCTTTCcaatctttttcattatcaTCTTTTCCAAAACgataacatattttcaaaataatattttttatggttAAGGTTCATTCGTTTCGGCATGTCTCCCTCAATGATACTTTGCAGAATTGTGTCAACAAACGTAACTGACAcgtgagaattaaaaaaaaaatgcacgttTCTCACCAAGGATCGAACATGGATCATCGTACGTCACGAAGCTCACACGCTACGACCTGCGTTATCTGAGCAATTGGGTGAGTGCAAACACTTTCGAATATATgacttttaattttaattgcaTTATTCGTGATTATCTTACCAGTAAGAACGAGAACAACGAATCTGTTTCATTTTCGAAGttgacaaaattattattcaaattatttcaaatattttgttataTATCGATgccaataattttaataattactcTTTGAGGGTTCTATATATTTACCTTTCGAACTTTCCATTCGAAAagtcaatattattttttggcctctttaaaaaatatgacatttccacgttttttcataaaaatttcacgcAAAATTCTTATTAAATATACACTtgcattgtaaaaaaaaaaaaaaaatcatctcgaAACTTGTGGACAAGATATAACTCctcgtaaatttttttatagaaatttttatgGTGCATAATCCCCCAAAACATAGGGTAATGGGAAACGTTGTTGTGCCATTATCagattcattttcaattggTTTTTTATCGTCTTGTCAGTTGATATTGTACAAATCCTGTCAGATTTTTACAATGTTTGCAAAGAATGAAGTCTTCACGggcattttcatcgaaaagtcGTACATATGGGAAAATTTTTACCAATATTGATATTTTGTCAGAAATTTCCTTTTATTATAAAACGAAGTCCCAGCatcgaggaaaaattgaaaaatttctcttcGAGGGTAACGTAAAATCCCAAACTTtacaattttatgaatttctcacgattgttttttaatatcttGAAAACCATTTTAGCAGGCCCCCGGCACTCGAGCTTTTTCTTGTCCCCCTTACGTGTCTATGCCGCTAGAGGCGCTGGGAGTCATGTAGTCCACACGATACTCGCGTAATACGCGTTCACAGCGTACATATTGTAAATGATTAAACACCTTAAACACTTTATATCCTTTATATCTAATCAATTTTGACCTTGGAAGGAACAATTCACATTGACGAGAGaacctttttttctgtattaaaatattgttttatgtgaattttatttcgaaattaattatagtaataataatggtAAAAATTACAATACCTATTGATATTCAATCTTTTTGAAAAGATTTGAACATTCACAAAGTATTACGAAATTTAATGTATTTCTACGTGATTTAAAAACGTTATAAATTTGGAcgtaaattcattgaaaatgccGATGTTTATATTAAGTTCATAAAAGTTTGTCGAACACTAGCTTCTcgaatattcagaaaaaaaacgaagtcgAAAACGAGGGTGATTAAAAACGAcaagaaattggaaaaatatttttatttcatttcaataactAGGTTGAACAatgtttcgcaatttttttcttcatctggttgttttttgtttgtttcttgattcatttgattttttgaaatagaACCGGTTTCCATATGTTTCTGCAGAGTGTCTTCGCAGTTTtcactcagttttttttttacactcgttCAAATCCGATTTTAGCTGCTCCCGTACACTCACAGCTCTGTTTTTAGCTCTTACAGCTGATTTATATTTGGACTGTAAGTGCTGTATTTGGCTTCTTTTTTTCGGTGACAGAATTAATCGTAATCGTTGAGTATATTTGGGCTTTTTGCATCTCCGCAATCTTCTTACGATTTTGTTTCTCGTTTCAGTGCAAAACTGACAAACTTTAGAGtttgataataataatgcgcACTTGACACTGCGTAAACAACCATCATCATCTCTGTTAATTGAATGGCAAGTAGTCGACGGGACGTCAGGTGCCAATGAGAAACCTTGACAAATGTTCAGATTATTAATTGTCAACAGAACATCTTCAAGTTCATCTCTGGTAGATATTTTCAAACTGAAGGTACATTGCGAAGGATCCAAAGTGTGCCCTGCGACATTGATTTGAAGTGAACCATCGGATGTAACAAATACTTCTTTTAAATTCGATACtttaaaaaaagtattgactCTCTTGCATTTCTGAAGATATAAGTGAGTTAAAATGGTTTCTCCACATTGAATACTTTGATTCATCCATCCTGGGGGCATGTTCAGAGTACCCTGTAATTGATCAgccaaacatttttcttcaacattatTCAAAAAAGCACCAACGGGAGATGGAGCATCCTCATGTTGTTCATGACGTTCATCAGTGATAGGTTGCTCAATATTTCGTAATGATTCTGTTTCAATCCAAGGAAATATTGATGGCACTGCCCCTTTTCGTAAGCGGGGAATTTTGTAGGAGCTCTGGATTACAAAAAATATGTTCCAAAAAACATTATTATGCTATTATTTGATTgacataaatttttaaatcattcgTTTAATAAATTCAACTTACAATGCCCAGAATTGAACCATCGGGCCCCAATATCTCACGGTGTTTTAGAATGTCGTTCGTTGTAAAATGTTTCTCACAAACAGTTTGGCCGTGTTTAaccttaaaattttttcgacgtAAGGCCTTTTTCCATAATTCTATACTAGTTTCGTTTTTGggaacacgaaaaaaatggactttTTCCGTGTTCGAGTTGTAACCCGACGTACAACCAACAGATATACACCGCGGCATATTCACTTGTTTAAATTTTGCTGTATATGAAAAGAAACAGACTTAAAAAGCAGTATACTATATGGAAAGCGAATTACACTAAtcaaaacgaattttatttaaagTAATCGATGCACTTCACTTAAATCTGTGTTGTATACACTCGAAAATGAACGTCTTTATTTATCACAGAATGCACAGAATATTCGCATAACCTCAAACAACAATCATACACCGCTGAACGAACCAGAAAAACTGAACGGATCTAACCAACAAAATCACGGTATATAAGTGTATGAGTAGGACTACATGACCACCAGCGCCTCTAGCGGCATAGACACATAAGGGGGACAGCGTTTATACAGACAAATGGACTGAGTGCAGGGGGCCTGCATTTTAGTAACAGAATTGGAATTGAGTCTATAAAttgtgtaaaaaatataatactgaattttcatttttatgatttcgcgaattcaaaaattctgcaaattcattattgtttgaaaatttcttgcacaatattttttttccatagccCCAAATACCCCCTTCGAAATAGACCCAATCCCATTTTTGTCACTAGAATAGTTTTCTTGGTATTCAGAAAACAAccttgaaaaattcgtaaaattgtAAACATTGAAATTTCGCATAACCTtcgaaaaaccaattttcaattttttctttttggcaGGACTTTCTTTTATAAAGGAAGGAAACGTCCGACAAAAAATCAGCCAATTCGGAAGAGATCGATTCCAATCATTAATATATAGATTTGACACGGAAATGCCAGTTCACCACGTAGTATTAATTCTAAATTACCGAATAGTCGACGATTAATTTAAATGTGTCCACTAATTTTATTCCAGTCAACggccacatttttttctatttgctTTCGGTTTTGTAtggatattaaataaaatgttatagCAAACAATGCCAGACCGCAACAATGATACCCATTTTCGACAACCtcatgatgaaaataattggtcGTTATGCCATTGTATAAACGGAATATGCCAGCAACGCAGAGCATTGTCGAATTTCCCAACATTCTCGATAACGATATTTAATTTCGAACAtacttcttcctcttttcaaGACAGTTCGAAAGTATTATTTGAAAGTATGGGGCATTCCATATCAAATTTATCTATGACATGAATTTGCATCTGCAATTTCGTTGCAATTAGGATATGTTTCAGTACTCATCAAGAAACACTTCtgtgatttttgttctttttttatttttctggtcGATAGTTGCTgagattgtttttttcaaattcgacgatttttattccaatcatccataaaatttcaaaaaattgatccATTTGGACGgtcttttcatctttattgttgCAATatgttatttgaaaaaaatctttcctcATGAcgtcgtcgtttttttaattcaattttgtgTTGAAACTCTATTTTCAAGCATGTGTggcttcttccatttttttttaatctcaacaaaatatttactcAATTCCGAATTTTTTAGGCTTATTCTCATCGCGGGCCAATtacttttactattttttccgtatttttcaaatattcgaaaattctttattttgttAATGGAAACACATatgttcatcaattttttttgtcgttcAAATAGTAGATGTATTTATTCTTCATCGAAAATTAATAATCGCTTTACTATAATGGATTTTTCTCCGTTCAGAAAGACTCAATTGAATTTCCGAGTCCTACTCACTGGCTTTACCCGTATATGTCAGGATtgtagtttttttgtttttcttaatatatatttctcaaatattttcttcgataaTGAAGTATGAAACAAAATACTCTGCAGTCTTTATATTTATGAGCAAGGGAATTATGAGTAAAGGTATTTATGAGTAaagggaattaaaaaaattgcattgtgTAATTCACCACAGAGATGAATTCATCAAAGTG
It includes:
- the LOC122416423 gene encoding uncharacterized protein, giving the protein MPRCISVGCTSGYNSNTEKVHFFRVPKNETSIELWKKALRRKNFKVKHGQTVCEKHFTTNDILKHREILGPDGSILGISSYKIPRLRKGAVPSIFPWIETESLRNIEQPITDERHEQHEDAPSPVGAFLNNVEEKCLADQLQGTLNMPPGWMNQSIQCGETILTHLYLQKCKRVNTFFKVSNLKEVFVTSDGSLQINVAGHTLDPSQCTFSLKISTRDELEDVLLTINNLNICQGFSLAPDVPSTTCHSINRDDDGCLRSVKCALLLSNSKVCQFCTETRNKIVRRLRRCKKPKYTQRLRLILSPKKRSQIQHLQSKYKSAVRAKNRAVSVREQLKSDLNECKKKTE